In Cryptomeria japonica chromosome 10, Sugi_1.0, whole genome shotgun sequence, a genomic segment contains:
- the LOC131039230 gene encoding putative UPF0481 protein At3g02645, with translation MASKNQAVNELEIQLVESQERHLWFDNVKGKFEFHKPEDDKPDDSAGKLSPVSLNRVPMYLKDLKPYAYVPRVVSLGLFHHRMSQTLSQIELKKVKAVNRSVRRLPKNQQHARFLVEKVQSLLPEITASYEGKPECEEEILAWLFTLDGCFILETLRLLSDESRWNPNADSGWNFDPVFNRNRVQSCQFDIFTDLLMLENQVPMIVLIQLLEMEENLTEEAERTQLLRMICDGIIALAHPFSYSMQRKTREPLIEHKEREAKLREKLKSKYRNLKEYNHILGFFHDFIVNESETTHGEEQTQDVKITVPEGRRHSHFDGSNPCRTLHDRRKESDNRILRASATELNNKGMKFKAYEGVPSAMELRFDKKKETLFLPMIWVSDATEMIFRNLMAVDVCQEKELTVISEYVFLMNSLIESDKDVALLRKKGVIQSSIGSDEEATDLFNSLCKGINFTLSDEDKFMSLKSDVNNWYRSRTVVRFMRWVETHPKLVQFAAMFWAVILVLASAAPSFGQIIKQFNRKHCNKDE, from the coding sequence ATGGCGAGCAAAAACCAGGCTGTAAACGAATTGGAAATACAGTTAGTAGAATCACAAGAACGTCACTTATGGTTTGATAATGTGAAGGGCAAGTTTGAATTTCACAAGCCCGAAGACGATAAGCCAGATGATAGCGCAGGAAAGCTTTCTCCTGTGTCCCTAAACAGAGTACCCATGTATCTCAAGGACTTAAAGCCATATGCATATGTGCCTCGAGTGGTCTCTTTGGGCCTTTTTCATCACAGGATGTCTCAGACTCTCTCTCAGATAGAGTTAAAAAAAGTAAAGGCCGTAAATCGATCAGTGAGAAGGCTCCCAAAAAACCAGCAGCACGCACGCTTTCTAGTGGAAAAAGTGCAGAGCTTGCTTCCAGAAATTACAGCAAGCTACGAAGGAAAGCCAGAGTGTGAGGAAGAAATCCTTGCGTGGCTCTTCACTCTAGACGGATGCTTCATTCTGGAGACTCTCAGGCTTCTCAGTGATGAATCACGATGGAACCCCAATGCTGATTCGGGATGGAACTTCGATCCCGTTTTCAATAGAAACAGGGTCCAGTCTTGTCAATTTGATATTTTCACTGACCTGCTGATGCTTGAAAATCAGGTTCCCATGATCGTCCTCATTCAGCTGTTGGAGATGGAGGAAAACTTAACAGAAGAAGCAGAAAGGACACAGCTGCTTAGAATGATATGTGACGGTATAATTGCCTTGGCTCACCCTTTCTCATATTCTATGCAGCGGAAAACAAGGGAACCACTAATAGAACATAAAGAGCGGGAGGCAAAACTGAGAGAAAAGCTCAAGTCAAAGTATAGAAATCTGAAGGAATACAACCACATTTTGggattttttcatgatttcattGTGAATGAGTCCGAGACTACCCATGGCGAAGAACAAACCCAGGATGTTAAAATAACAGTACCAGAGGGCCGTCGTCATTCTCATTTCGATGGCTCTAATCCTTGTAGAACACTCCATGATCGTAGAAAAGAGTCTGATAATCGAATCCTTCGGGCTTCTGCGACAGAGTTAAACAATAAAGGAATGAAGTTCAAGGCGTACGAGGGAGTTCCGTCCGCCATGGAACTCCGTTTCGACAAAAAGAAAGAGACTTTGTTTCTCCCTATGATATGGGTATCTGATGCTACAGAGATGATCTTCAGGAACCTCATGGCTGTGGACGTCTGCCAAGAAAAAGAACTCACTGTTATCTCAGAGTATGTGTTTCTGATGAATAGTTTGATCGAATCTGACAAGGACGTGGCTTTGCTGAGGAAGAAGGGAGTAATTCAGAGTTCCATTGGCAGTGATGAGGAAGCGACTGACCTGTTCAATAGTCTGTGCAAAGGAATTAACTTCACTCTCTCTGATGAAGATAAGTTTATGAGTTTGAAGAGTGATGTTAATAACTGGTACAGAAGCCGAACTGTTGTGAGATTTATGAGGTGGGTGGAGACTCATCCAAAGCTTGTGCAATTTGCCGCTATGTTTTGGGCTGTTATTCTTGTTTTGGCAAGTGCAGCGCCCTCATTTGGGCAAATAATTAAACAATTCAACAGAAAGCACTGTAATAAGGATGAATAG